The Candidatus Bathyarchaeota archaeon region GGCGGTTACTATTTGGGTACAAGATACTCAGAGATTGCGGAGTTATCAGATTACCTGATTATACTCACAGCTGCAGCTTTGATTTTAGCAGGCGCGGTCATAGTGGCTAAATACTACAAAAGAAGGAATACTGCCGTAGACACAACTGCTTAGAGCAGGGTTTTGATTTCGGGATTCAATTCCCCTTCGACGCCCAACGCCTTTGCCTCACGCACTTGCACCATGCAATCTACCTTTGATGCCTCATTGAACACTTGGTAGTCAACAGACTGCAGAAAAGCAGCGTCAATAGAGACGGCTGAATCCGCTGCGAAAATACCGACATCTTTTAGGGCAATTTCGCCTGGGTTGGGTAGACAGTCACATCCCTGTACTATGTCTTTTGCGAAGCTAATGTAGGACACTTTTTTGGGTTTAAACGTTGAGAGGGCGCCGTATGCTGCTGAAGCGAGTGCTTTGGAAAGGTTTTCTTTGTCCGTGTAGCGTATGGCGTTCATGGGGCAGTTTTCTATACAGACAGGGCAACGCATGCACTCAGCGGAGGTGTTATGGGCTTTGCCTTCGATTATGTCTGGGAGGTGTAGAGCGCAGACTTCTTTGCATTTTCCGCAACCCACGCATTTTGAGGTGTCTATCTCTATGCCGACTGTACGATGCTGCCTCAGCTTACCTGCACGGGGAGTACAACCCATGCCCAAATTTTTGATGGCGCCGCCGAACCCACTTAATTCATGCCCCTTGCAGTGTGAAACAACGATCATGGCGTCGGCTTGAACTATTGCGCCTGAAACCTCGATTTCCTGCAGGATACCTTTGGTTTTGATGAGTTGATAGTTTTCGCTTTTTAGGCCGTCGGCGACGATGAAGGGCGCCATGTTGAACCCGTTCATCAGGGCGTTGTTCATGTGGTCATAGGCGTTGTGGCGTTGAGCGATGTAGTAGGTATTTGAGTCTGTTAGAAACGGTTTGCCGCCGACTTCTTTGACTCGCCGCACGATTTCATGAATAAAAAACGGCTGCACATAGTATGGGTTACCAAGTTCGCCAACGTGAAGTTTAACGGCGACTAAATCGCCTTTCTCGATACAGCTAAAGGTGTCTGCTTCATCGTAGAGGCGGTTTGCTTCCTCAAGCAAGTTGCGATTGGTATCCCAAGGTAACAAGTGAACAGTCAAGTGGTCTTTCTCCGAAAGTTTAGCACAATTTATTGGTATAAACTTTGGCTTTGAAGCGAACAAATTTCTTTTAGTATTTCTTTCCTTCCGATAATTTACGCAGTATTTCAGCTGCATCAGCATCACTATCCGCCAATATACCTATCCAAAGCTCAAACTCTGCCTTAGAAATCTCCTTTTCGATTACACCTTGCTGGTCAGCCGAGAAATACCGCGAAGGTGCAGTTGAGAAGAGTTTTGTGTAAAAGATTCTATCTGCAATTGTGATCTGCGAGGAGCAACCTGCTTTTTCGCCTGCAGGGTAATCGATTTGGTAGCCCATAGAGTTAGACCTTTCTATGGGAACGCTGGGTTTCTGTTTACTTAAAATTTTCTCTTACAGTTGACGTTTTAGCTATCAGGTTTTTTTCGCTTGATAAGAATGAAACCTGAAGCGCCGATGATTATGGCAATTGTAATCGCTGCTATAACAGTTAGAAATGGGAAAGGCGCAATGTTGAAGTAGACGGTTTCTTCGGTAGTGTTACCCAATTGGTCAGTCGCATAGATAGTTATACGGTGTCCGCCGTTACTTAACGCAACTAAGGTTAGGTTGCCAACTATAGGAAGAGCAGTTTGCCCATCTAAACTGTAGGCTAAGGTCGCGTTTTCGCTTACGGTAAATTCAAGCAGGATATCAGTTGAATCGTAGGATTGGTTGGCTGGATTCAGAATAACAATCACAGGGCCTTCAGTGTCGATGGAAAAGTACACACTATTTGAGATACCCATGTTGCCTGCCGAATCATTAGCAAACATAACTATGTGGTGTCCACCCTGAGCCAGATTGGACAACCTTGTTTGACCTGTAACAGTTACGTTGGCTTGTCCGTCTATGCTATAACCCATCCATTGTGCGCCCCTATTTAGTGTAAAGTCTAAAGTCACCCGCTGATAGGTTTTGTTTTCTGGAGACGTTATGGTGATTATGGGTGCTACAGTGCCATAGCCGACTGGTTTGTACTGCTCATTTGTCTTTAACCATTTTGTTCCATCAAAACCGCCTATCACATATAGAACATCACTGACAACCGCCACACCTAAACGTCCCCGCGCCGTTGGCATCGATTCAATTTTCACCCAAGAATTGTTAGATAAATGATACATCATCACTTCGGCACTAACAGTTTGAGCGGTTGAGCCACCTATAAAGTAGATCCCAGCAGGCGCATACGTTCCAGTTGTCGCAGCGGCAGCGCCATAGTTTGTTGTGATTGGAAGCGGCGCCGCTTGAGTCCACTGATCAGTTCGGGGGTCATAAACCTGATTAGTGTTGACTATTGAGACAATGTCTGTTGAAGTAGCTCGTCTTGAGCCTCCGATGAGGTAGATTTTGTTTTCCAGAACCGCTGAGGCATAACCCAAAACTGAAGTGGGAACAGCAGCTTTCTGGCTCCAGGTATCATTTTCTGGGAAGTAGCATTCGTTTACGTCTGTGTCAACAAAGAAGGGACTGGTACTGGAGTATTTTTTTCCACCAATTAGAAATATCTCGTTATTTACTACGCTGGCTGATAAATCAGCACGTGGAGTAGGCATAGAGGACTTAGTGGACCAAGTATTAGTAACTGGATCATAAACTTCATTGTTTCCAACAAAAACACCGTTTATGCTTCCGCCGATGGCGTAGATTTTGTTGTTATAAACCGCTACGGCTAATCCGCTTCTCGGAGTGGGCATAGACATCTTGTTTGTCCATGCATCTGTAAGCGGATTATACTCTTCAACAGTGCCCAGCGGCTGATTGTTCTCGTTTACCCCTCCGATAACGTAGATTTTCCCCGCCACCACTGCTACCCCGAATTCTCCCCGTGCAGTAGGCATGTCGGTTAGGGTTTTCCAGTTTGAGGTGGTTTCGGTTGCAGCTTCTGCAGGCGCTACACTTAACGGGGCAATTAAAGCTGAGATTAGCGTGGCAGCGATGAGTAGAAGGGTCCACACAGAGCTGTGTTTGGTTATTGAAGTACACCCGCATTTGATTTCTGTTAGCTATAGTAGTTGTCAGTTTACCCTTATATGGTTAAAGGGTTACCGTCATATATTTTGCCCCTAGAAACCTTTAATGCAGGTATTGAGACATTGATTCTTTGAGGCATTTAGCATGATACGGAATGTTCTAGTGGCAGTAGATGGCTCCGAAAACTCAAAACGCGCCCTCGACTTCGCTCTCGACTTCGCAGACAGGTATGGTGCAGCGTTAACTATAGTTAATGTCAGCGAATCCGCAACTGTGGCTGCGGTTCCAGCTGATTTGGCGGCTTACAGTGGAAACAGCAGCATGGTTGTTGTTGCGAAAGATATGCGCAAGTTTCATGAGGAAATCCTAAAGAACGTCTTAGAACATGCAAATGCAGCAAAACCAAAATTATCTGTCACTACCTGTTTGCGAGAGGGTAATCCTGCAGCGGAGATAGTGGCCTTAGCTAAGGATGGGCACTTCGATGTAACGGTGGTGGGTCATCGGGGGTCTGGTAAGGTCAAAGAGTTTTTGTTGGGCAGTATAAGCGAGAAAGTGGCGCATTCACTCGATTGCACAGTAATAATCGTCAAGTAATCCACAATTCCCGTATTATTTGCACAAGTTTGCTCCAACAAACCCTTAAATTCCCTTTTCCCTCTCCTATCGGATATGATTACAATTATTGGGGCAGGTCGCGTTGGTAGCGCCGCCGCTTTTGATATTCTTAGGTACCGAATCAGCGATGTCGTCTTAATCGACACTAACGAGAAACTAGCTATGGGTGAAGCATTAGATATGATGCAGGCGGCTCCAGCTATCGAATTCGACGGCACCATCCACGGTACTGGAGACTTTCGAGAAATGGCGGGTTCCGAATTGGTGATTGTAACCGCAGGTGTTGCTCGGAAACCTGACATGAGCCGCATTGACCTTATGAACACAAATGCCCAGATAGTTCGCAGCGTTGTCCGTGAGGTTGCTAAGTATGCTCCTAAAACTAAGCTAATGCTTGTCACAAACCCAGTGGATGTCATGACCTACTTAAGCTTCAAAGAAACAGGTTTTCCCCGGAGACGCCTTTTTGGCATGGGCAACATCTTGGATGCCATGCGTTTCCGCACCTACATCGCCAGTGAACTCGGAGTTTCACGGGAAGACACAAGGGCGCTTGTTATGGGGGAGCATGGTGACTCCATGGTACCCTTGGTTGAATACGCTTCGGTCTCAGGTATACCAATAACAAAGCTGCTTTCGCCTCAACAAATAGAGAGCATCGTTAGGCGCACAGTCACCTCAGGTGCAGACGTAATTAAACTCAAAGGCAGCACAGAATTCGCGCCTGGAACAGTGA contains the following coding sequences:
- a CDS encoding DUF362 domain-containing protein, with product MTVHLLPWDTNRNLLEEANRLYDEADTFSCIEKGDLVAVKLHVGELGNPYYVQPFFIHEIVRRVKEVGGKPFLTDSNTYYIAQRHNAYDHMNNALMNGFNMAPFIVADGLKSENYQLIKTKGILQEIEVSGAIVQADAMIVVSHCKGHELSGFGGAIKNLGMGCTPRAGKLRQHRTVGIEIDTSKCVGCGKCKEVCALHLPDIIEGKAHNTSAECMRCPVCIENCPMNAIRYTDKENLSKALASAAYGALSTFKPKKVSYISFAKDIVQGCDCLPNPGEIALKDVGIFAADSAVSIDAAFLQSVDYQVFNEASKVDCMVQVREAKALGVEGELNPEIKTLL
- a CDS encoding universal stress protein gives rise to the protein MIRNVLVAVDGSENSKRALDFALDFADRYGAALTIVNVSESATVAAVPADLAAYSGNSSMVVVAKDMRKFHEEILKNVLEHANAAKPKLSVTTCLREGNPAAEIVALAKDGHFDVTVVGHRGSGKVKEFLLGSISEKVAHSLDCTVIIVK
- a CDS encoding malate dehydrogenase, which gives rise to MITIIGAGRVGSAAAFDILRYRISDVVLIDTNEKLAMGEALDMMQAAPAIEFDGTIHGTGDFREMAGSELVIVTAGVARKPDMSRIDLMNTNAQIVRSVVREVAKYAPKTKLMLVTNPVDVMTYLSFKETGFPRRRLFGMGNILDAMRFRTYIASELGVSREDTRALVMGEHGDSMVPLVEYASVSGIPITKLLSPQQIESIVRRTVTSGADVIKLKGSTEFAPGTVIAVTADAILTGRNRVMSVSTCLDGEYGQSCVSIGVPVVIGKDGVDKIIELDLSPNTKALFENSIAKVKEAIAALKT